TTATGATGAAATCAGATATTAAAGAATTGGAAAATAGTTATCTTCTAGAAATTGAACTTCCAGGATTTGCTAAAGATGAGATAAAAGCTGAAGTAAATAATGGATATCTAATTATTGAAGCTACTCACAATGAAAATAAAGATGAAAAAGATAAAGAAGGAAAATATATTAGAAAAGAAAGATATTCTGGACATTGTACAAGAAGTTTCTATGTAGGAGAAAATCTAAAAGAAGAAGATATTAAAGGAAAATTTGAAAATGGTATCTTAAAATTAGAAGTTCCTAAAAAAGTTGCTGAAGAAAAAGTAGAAGAGAAAAAATATATCCAAATTGAAGGATAATTAATAAAGTTTAAAAATGAGAGGTTGCAAGATTTTTCCTTGCAACCTCTTTTTGTTTAAGAAAAATTTTTATAAAAAGATTTGAAATATATGAGTAAATATGTCATAATAATCTATATGTAGTTGAGAAAATAAAAATTAATACGATATATTGTGTAATGGAGGAAGAAAATGATAAAAGTGTATGGAAAAGAAGGATGTAGTAAATGTGAGAGTCTAAAGGGGATTTTAAATAATAAAGGTGTAGAGTATGAGTATATTCAAGATCTAAAAACATTGATGATGGTAGCTAGTAAGGCTAGAATAATGAGTGCTCCTGTAGTAGAAAAAGATGGTAACTTCTATACTATGGAAAAGTTTTTAGAGGTTTTATAAGATGGAGAGATCTGAGATAATAAAAATTTGTGAGGGGTTGGAAATAGATCTACAAAGCTTTGAAAATTATCTTGATTCTATCTATTCACAAAATATTTCTAGTGAAAAAATTCAAGATATTTTAATAAACTATGCTGTATCTATGACAAGTGTTGAAGAGAGTGATTGGACATATTTAGCAGGAAAATTATTGATGAGAAAAACACAAGAGGGAGTTTTTAAAAATCGTGGTTTTTCTTATGGAAACTTCTATGAAACTATAAAAAAAATGGTGGAGTTAGGAGTTTATGACAGTAGATTAAAAGAGTATGGAGAAGAGGAGATAAGGGAGTTAGAAAAAGAGATAGATATTTCAAGAGATATGATCTATGAT
This genomic window from uncultured Fusobacterium sp. contains:
- a CDS encoding glutaredoxin domain-containing protein, whose amino-acid sequence is MIKVYGKEGCSKCESLKGILNNKGVEYEYIQDLKTLMMVASKARIMSAPVVEKDGNFYTMEKFLEVL
- a CDS encoding Hsp20/alpha crystallin family protein, producing the protein MLPSIFKKGFMDDFFNDDFLMDFGGKNRNIMMKSDIKELENSYLLEIELPGFAKDEIKAEVNNGYLIIEATHNENKDEKDKEGKYIRKERYSGHCTRSFYVGENLKEEDIKGKFENGILKLEVPKKVAEEKVEEKKYIQIEG